Within the Leisingera thetidis genome, the region GATCGTGAACCCCGAATGGCGCTCCGGCCGGGCGCTGCAGGATGTGTTCCGCTTCTCGGCCTACCCGGTCAGCGAAGAGCTGCGCACCTTTGCTGACCGCCCGCGTTTGCTGTGGATGTCGGGCTGGGCCGTCATGCTGTTCGAGGTGCTGTTTCCGCTGGCGCTTTTCAGCCGCGAGGCGCTGATCCTGGCTCTGTTCACCGCGGCGCTGTTCCATCTTGCCAATGCCTGCGTGTTCGGGCTGAACCGGTTCTTCTGGATCTGGCTGGCGGCCTACCCCTCCCTCCTGTGGCTGCAGGAGCGGGTGGTGTTCTGAACACGCCGCCGGGGCCGGCCGCCCCGCTGAGTCTCTTTCAGGATCCGGCGGCCGGGGCCGGCAGCAAAAAAGGCCGCCCTGCGGGCGGCCTTTCCGTAACTTCGGCAGCGGCGGGGATTATTCCTCGTCCAGCGCCTCGACAGCTTTCTGCAGCTCGTCCTTGGAGATCTCTTTCTCGGTGACTTTGGCCTGGCCAACGATGTGGTCGACAACTTTGTCTTCAAAGATCGGCGCGCGCAGCTGCTGCTGCATCTGGGCGTTCTGCTGGATGAACTCGAAGAACTGGCGCTCCTGGCCCGGGTACTGGCGGGCTTGCTGCATGATTGCCTGGGTCATTTCGGCGTCGGTCACTTCGACTTCGGCTTTCTGGCCCAGCTCGGCCAGCAGCAGGCCCAGGCGCACGCGGCGCTCGGCCAGCTTGGTGTGCTCGTCGGTGGCTTCGATCTCGCCGTGGTCGTGGCCTTCCACTTCCGGGTTTTCCTCGTGCCACAGCTGATGCGCGATCTGCTTGGATTCCGCTTCCACCAGCGACGGCGGCAGGTCGAAGGAGACCAGGGTATCCAGCTTGTCCAGCAGCGCACGCTTCATCACCGCGCGGGCGGCGCCGGCGTATTCGGCTTCCAGGCGCTCGGTGATCTGCGCTTTCAGCGCGTCCAGGTCGTCGGCACCGAATTTCTTGGCCAGCTCGTCATCGATCTCAGCCGCTTTCGGGGCTTTGACTTCCTTGACGGTGCAGGAGAACACGGCCTCTTTGCCGGCCAGGTGCTCGGCGCCGTATTCCTCGGGGAAGGACACGGTCACGTCTTTTTCTTCACCGGCTTTGGTGCCGACCAGCTGCTCTTCGAAGCCGGGGATGAAGGAGTTGGAGCCCAGGGTCAGCGGGTAGTCGTCGCCTGCGCCGCCGTCAAAGGCTTCGCCGTCGATCTTGCCGACAAAGTCGATCACGACCTGGTCGCCGTCTTCCGCAGCAGCACCGTCTTCGCGGGCTTCGAATTCCTGCGCGGTTTCCGCCAGGTTGGCCAGCGCCTCGGTGACGGCTTCTTCTTCAGCCTTCACCACCAGCTTTTCCAGCTCGACGCCGGAGAAGTCGACCTCGGGGATTTCCGGCAGTGCCTCATAGGACATCTCGACGTTGACGTCGTCGCCTTCTTTCCAGTCTTCGTTGGTCATCTTCACGTCGGGCTGCAGCGCCGGACGGTCGCCGCTGTCCTCGAAATGCTTGTTCATGGCGCCGTCGACGGCTTCCTGCATGGCTTCGCCCATCAGGCGCTGGCCGAACTGCTTTTTCAGCAGCGCCATCGGAACCTTGCCCTTGCGGAAACCCTTCATTTCGACTTCCGGCTGCGCTTCGACGAGCTTTTCGTTGACCTTCTCGTCCAGCTCGGCAGCCGTGACGGTGATGGCGTAGCCGCGTTTCAGACCTTCGTTCAGCGTCTCGGTGACCTGCATCCTATACCCCATAGAGATTCGGGGCGCGTGCGCGCAGGCGCCCCCAGACAATTTGCGGTCTTCTATTTCCCCCGGCGCCCCGGCGCAAGAGGCATTGCCCCATTCCTGCGCAATCGCGCGGATTTCCAAGGCCGCAAACGAAAAACACGCCCGCAAAGGGGCGTGTTTCCGTTCTGGATCCGAGGGAATGGTTTCAGAACTTCCAGCGGGCGCCGGCCAGGATCACATTGGCGTCCTGATAGGCGGTGGCGCTGGTGTCCGCATAGGAGTAGTCGCGGTAGGCGAGGTAGGCCTCGACGTTCAGAGCGTCGATATTCTGAACTGCGGCCACACCCCAGGACTCGGCACTGTCGCCAGCGGTTACCATGTCCGAGCCATCGTAGTAGTCGACCGAAAACGCGGTGGAGCCCGCAGCAATCAGGTCTGTCTTGTAGCCCAGCTTGGCATAGGCATAGGTGCCTGCAATGTCGCGTTCGCCCGCAGCCACGTTCAGCGACAGGCCGGTTGCCTTGTGCAGCACTGCGAAGGAGCCGGAGACATCGCGCTGGTCGGGCTCGCCGGTTTCTTCGGTCCAGGACGCGCCGATGCCGGCATCGACCGCAAAGGCCGCAGCATCGTCATTGGCCCAACGCACGGCCACATCGTAGCTTTCGCGGTCATTCGCATCCTTCAGGACATCGGTGCCGTAGGAGGTCGACAGGGTAAAGCCTGCAAGCTCCGGCGTGTCGTAACGGATACGGCCCAGACGGCTGCCGTCCAGATCGGTGAAGGCATCGCTGATATCGATCCCGCTGAGAGCGCCCGCGCTGGTGCGGAAGGCATAGCCGCCGGCGGAATCCGCCACCGCGTTGGAAGCGCCGAGGCCGGTGCCCGAGAAATCCGCGCCGGTGATGCCGTCGGTTGCCATCGAGCCCTGGCCTGCCGAGAACCGGCCGTAGCGGGCGGTGTCGAACTGGAAGTCGACGTGGCGGATGTTGGTGCGGTCCCAGCTGACGTTGTCGCCGGTGGTCAGCTGGCTGACCCCGTCCGAGGACCGGAACCCGAAAGCGGTCTCGAAGTTGAAGCGCAGGGTGTTTTCGCCATAGGCCTGCTCCAGCCAGAAGCCGATCCGCGAGTTCGACGCGGCGTTGTCGGTCAGGCGGTTGAAGTCTTCCTGGCCGTCATCGAACGACTGGAAGGCCGGGTTGAACTGTCCGTACCAGCGGAAGCTGCCGCCGTTGTCGGTGGTGTACGCGGGTCCCGCAAAAGCCGGGGCTGCCAGAGCGGCGGCCAGCGAGGCGGCGCCTGCGCGAACGGCAAATTTCGTGCTCATTTTCCTGAGTCTCCTGTTCCATCAGCAGCGTGCCTCTCCATCCCTGAGACCGCTGCCTGGGCCATGGAGTACCGGGCATTTTTTCCGCCCCGGAGACTTGAAATCCGCGCGCCCTACCGCCGGCGCGAAATGGGCGGAACTCCGCTTACGGCGGATTTTCGCCTGCGGATTTCCGCTTAATCACCGGCAGTTACGTGACATTCATCACAGATCGCGCGGCGTTCCGCACAGGGGCGCCATGCGCCTGCTGCAACCCTGCACTGCTGCGCATCCAAATGTCAGATTCTGCACAGGCCCACTGCCGCCCCGGCAGAAAAAAACGCGCCCCGCCGGCCGGAGCGCGCAACGGCCGCTGCCCTGGACCGGACCGTCAGAACCGCCAGCGGGCGCCCAGAACCACGGTGGTCAGATCCTGATAAGACGCTGCCGCATCCTCATACTCATACTCCTGATAGGTCAGGTAGATATCGGTGTTGAGGCGTTCGACCTTCTGGACCGCGCCAATGCCCCAGCCCTTGGTGCTGGAACCGGTGACATTGAAGTCCTCGCCGTCGTAGTAATGCACCCCGAATCCGGTCTTGCCCCAGGCGAGCCATTCGTTTTCATAACCGATCTTGGCGTAATAATAGCTGGGGTCGCTGGCACCGGCTGCGTCATCGTCCCTGGTGCCGCCCGCAACAGTGAAGCTGAGGCCGTTGCCCAACAGGACCGAGGCAGCCCCCAGCACATCCGACCGCTCGGCACCCGCGTTGTCCCGAACCTGGTAGGCCAGAGAGGCATTGAAGGCGGCAGAGCCGATTTCCTGCCCGTAGAACAGGCCGATATCATAATAGTCGGCGTCATCCGCCGACGACAGGACATTCTTGCCCCAGGCGGCCCCGGCAGAAAAGCCGTTGAAATCAGGAGTGTCATAGCGGATGCGGCCGCGGCGGGATCCGTCGAGATTGTCAACGGCGTTTGCCAGCGCCGGCCCGCTCAGGGCGCCGGCCGTGTCACGGATCAGAAACCCGGCATTGGCATCAACGGTGTAGGAATAAAGCGCCGTGCCGACATAGGACAGGTCGGTCTCAGCCGCGCCGTCGGCAACCATGCTGCCCTGCCCGGCAGACAGCTTGCCCCAGTTCCCTTCCAGCCAGAAGTCCACATGCCGCAGGTCCGCCCGCGTCCAGCCGCTGTAGTTCGAGCCGAACTGGCTGACCTCGGTGGAGTTCGGGAAGCCCAGCCCGGTCTCGAAGCGGAAGCCGAAGGTGTTGCTGCCGATCGGCTGCATCAGGCGCAGCCCGACCCGGGAACGGGACAAGTCATTGTCCAGCAGGTTCGTTTCTGTCTGCTGGCCATCATCGACAGAAATGATGGCCGGGTTGAACTGGCCGTAGATTTCGACATAGCCGCCGGAGTTGTTGGAATATTTCAATTCGGCTGATGCCGGCTGCCCCAAGGCCCACAGCCCGGCTGCAGCCATTGCGGTGATCGAAAGAAGACGATTCACGACCATCCTCCTCTATATCTGATTACTGGTGAACACACATGGCAGCCGCTGCCCGCCGCCTGCCAGGCCGAAGTATAGCATAATCCCGCCGGGACCGGGGAAATCATTGACCGGCCCCAGGCATATTCGACCGCCCCATGCGGTCAGGCCGCGGACTGGCCGCAGTCAGGCAAGGAGAGGCGCAAACGGAACTCCCGCCGGCGCGCTGAGCGATCCGTTCCCCCGCGCGGTGTCCCAGCCTGCATCCGCCCGGAGTTGCCCCCGGGGGCAGCACTCGCCTGATCCCATTCGGCACCGGCCCCCGATCTCATCGCTCCGGCTGTCCGGTATGCTGCCATGGTCCTGACGGAGTTGTTGCGGCTGAGGCCGACCAGGGAGAAAATCAGTCTCGGCAAGCCTGGCCGAACGCCAAAGCGCAACTTTGGCATTGCCGCCGTTCGCGGATCGCGCAGCAGTTCCGAAGAGCGAAGGACCGCACAGTCGGACAAAGCGCCCTTTCGCGGCAAGCAGGCTCAGCGCCGCCAAATGGCCGAAGCCCATGCAATTTCAAGCGGTGGCTCGATAACGCGGAGGAATCCTGCCAGGCTGCTGACTGGCTTAGTTGCCACCCTTTGCCTGGAAAGCCCCGGCATGGCCCGGGAACAATGTCTGAAGGAAATTCAGTGTCTGCTCCAGCGCCCCTTCCCGGGTGTAGATGTGCGGGAACAAGTGCAGCTTCTGCCAGTAACCGTCGGTCAGTGAGTCAATCCAACCCCCGGCCCTGTCCGCCTTGCCGGGGTCCTCCGGCATCAGTTTGTGGCAGATCTCGGCGAGCATTTGAGACCTCTTCTCCTCGAACTCGCCAGTGATCTCGGCATACTGCGGGACGAAGTTCTGCTCTCCAAAGAAGGCAAACCAGATGGCGAGCGCGCTGGGATTGCAGATCTTTGCGCTGAAATCCGCCTCGATGATCCTGCGCAGACGGGCCGCGGGGTCCTCAGGCGCCTTTTGCAGGGCCGCCTGCCAGTGCGCCTCATAGGTCTGATACTGGTCCCGCAGCGCCTCGGTCAGGATGCCGGTCTTGGACTTGAAGTAGAAGACGGCAACACCCTGCGACAGCCCGGCCTCGTTGGCCACAGTGGCCAGCGTCGTCTTGGCAAGACCGTTGACGACAATCGATTTCAGCGTTGCATCGAGAATCTGCCGCCGGCGCATGTCGGCGTTTTCCTTGCGCTCCTTGCGCGGCTTCCTGCCGCTGCCCTGCGATGCCACCATAAGAAATCCAAACTTCAATTTTCCTCCTTGTTCCACAATTCGCTGCGCCTGTCAGCCCGATTATTTTTATTTGAGCGCTCAAAATAACTTTACGCGGAAAATCTTCTCTACTAGGCTCCACTCAGCAACAGCGAAACCTGGAGAACCTCATGGGGCAGCACGACAGATATGACGCCATCGTGGCCGGCGCCGGGCACAACGGGCTTACCGCGGCCTGCTACCTTGCCAAGGCCGGGCTGAAGGTTCTGGTGGTGGAAAAGAACGATTGGATCGGCGGTGCGGCAGTGAGCCGGTCGCTGCATGAAGGCTGGACTTATTCAAACTGCTCCTATGTCTGCTCGCTGCTGCGGCGCGAGATTGTGCGCGACCTGGAACTGCCGAAATACGGGCTGCAGGTGATCCCCTACGAAGGCGGCGCCAGCTTCAGCAGCGATGGGGATTACTTTGCGTATATGTCTGACCATGATGCCCTGCGCAGAGAGATTTCCCGCCACAGCGCCCATGATGCGGATGCTTACGACCGCTTCAGCCAGACGGTGATCCGCCAGTGCCGTTTCATCCGGCCCTTCCTGCTGCGCAACGCGCCGGACCCGACCTCGCTGAAGCCGCGCGACATTGGCGAGCTGTTGTTCCTGATCAAACAAGCACACGGGCTGGGCAAGAAGGAACTGGGCGAGACGCTGCGGTTCTGGTCGATGTCGATCGGCGACTTTCTGGACGAGCATTTCGAAAGCGATCTGATCAAGGCGCACATCGCCGGCGCAGGCATCATCGGCACCGGACTGGGCGTCTACTCCCCCGGCACCGCCTATGTGCTGCTGCATCACTACATGGGCGATGTGGACGGCGCGATCGGGGCCTGGGGGTTTGCCCGCGGCGGCATGGGCGCGATCTCCAACGCATTGGGGGCCTGTTTCGAGGAGGCAGGCGGCACCATTGTCACCGGTTCCGGCGTCGACCGGTTTCTGGTGGACAATGGCAGGGTCACCGGCGTGGCGCTGGACAACGGCGACGAATACCACGCGCCCATCGTCGCCTCCAACATGGATGTGAAACGCACCTTCCTGCAGCATACCGGCCAGCAGCACCTGCCCGGCGACTTCGTGAAGGCGGTCAAGCGGTTCAAGATCCGCGGCTCCTCGGGCAAGCTGAATATCGCGCTGGATGCCCTGCCCGAGTTCCCCGCCGCCCCCAAGGGCGCACCGTTTCTGCGCGGCGATCTGCATTGCGCCGAAAGCCTGAACGAGCTGGAACGCGCCTATGACGACTGGAAGGAGGGCCGCTGGTCGTCCGATCCCTATTTCGACATGCTGATCCCCAGCCAGATCGACCCGACCATGGCGCCGCCGGGCAAACACATGATGACCGTCTTCGTGCAGTACGCGCCCTATGACCTGGAAGTGGGCGGGGTGCGCGCGGGCACCAACTGGAACGGCCAGACCCGCGGCGCCTTTGCCGATTGCGTCTTCGACAAGCTGGAGCAGGCCTGCCCCGACATCCGCAGCAAGACCCTGCATGCCGAGGTCCGCACGCCCTGGGACATCGAGCAGGAAGTGGGCCTGACCGAAGGCAACATCTTCCAGGGCGAGCTGACTTTCGACCAGCTGCTCTTCAACCGCCCGGTGCCGGGCTATGCGCAATACGACACCCCCATCAACGGCATGTATATCGTCGGCTCTTCCGCCCATCCGGGCGGCGGGGTGATGGCGGCGCCGGGCGCCAATGCCGCCCGGGAAATCCTGCGCAATATCGGCCGCGGCGGCGCCATGACCGGCTATGCGGCCTGAGGACCAGAAGATGACCACACCAACCTACGACGCAATTGTTATCGGCGCCGGCCACAACGGGCTTGCCGCCGCGGCGACATTGGCCCGCAAGGGCAAATCCGTCTGCGTGATCGAGAAGAACGCAACCACAGGGGGCATGGCCCGCAACACCACGCTTGCGAACGGAATACAGGCGCCGGAAATCGCGCATCTGCTCTACAACCTGCACCCCAAGGTGAAGAAGGAATTGGGCCTTGGCTCTGCCCGCGCGCCGCTGGAGGTGCGGGACCTGTCGGCGGTTTCGCTGTCGGCGGACGGAAACCATGCGGTTATCCGCAATGGCAAGGCAGAACTGGCGGACGGACGGCCCCACCCGGAGGCCGCGCCCTTTGCCGATCTGATGCGCCGCCTGACGCTGTTTGCCGGGCTGCTGGGGCAGCTTTCGACCAAGTCCCCGCCCTCGCTGGAGGGCGGCCTGGCCAGCCTGCACACGCTGACGGAGCTTGCCGGGCTGGCCAAACTGGGGCTGGACCTGAAACGGATGGGCAAGAAGGACATGCGCGAGTTTCTCCGCGTGCTGCTGTCCAATGCCTATGACCTGATCCTGGACGATCTTGAGGACGGCCCGCTGGCCGGTGCGCTGGCAGCGGATGCGGTGCGCGGCGCCCATGCCGGGCCGCGTTCGCCCGGAACAGTGTTTACCCTGATGTACCGTCTGGGCCAGGGCGGCGGCGCGCAATTGCCGATGGGCGGCATGGGCGCAGTTGCCGCAGCGTTCGAGGCCGCGGCCCGCGCCGCCGGCGCCGAAATCCGCACCGGCACCGGCGTGGCCCGGGTGCGGGTGGAAAACGACCGCGCGGCGGGTGTGGTGCTGGAGGACGGCACCGGGCTGTCCGCCCGAACGGTTCTGAGCAACACCGGCCCGCTGCCCGCAATGAATCTGGCAGGCGCCGGGCATTACGACGTGGAAATGGTGCGGCGGATGCGCAACCAGCGTTGCAAGGGCGCCGCCGCCAAGGTGAACCTGGTTCTGAGCACTGCGCCCGCGTTCACCGGCCTCAGCCGCGATCTGATGGCGGGCCGGCTGCTGATCGCACCCGGTGCAACCTATGTGGAACGCGCATTCAACCCGGCAAAATACGGGGAAATACCCGGAAACCCGGTGATCGAGGCCGTCATCCCGAGCCTGACCGATCCGGCGC harbors:
- a CDS encoding phytoene desaturase family protein; the protein is MGQHDRYDAIVAGAGHNGLTAACYLAKAGLKVLVVEKNDWIGGAAVSRSLHEGWTYSNCSYVCSLLRREIVRDLELPKYGLQVIPYEGGASFSSDGDYFAYMSDHDALRREISRHSAHDADAYDRFSQTVIRQCRFIRPFLLRNAPDPTSLKPRDIGELLFLIKQAHGLGKKELGETLRFWSMSIGDFLDEHFESDLIKAHIAGAGIIGTGLGVYSPGTAYVLLHHYMGDVDGAIGAWGFARGGMGAISNALGACFEEAGGTIVTGSGVDRFLVDNGRVTGVALDNGDEYHAPIVASNMDVKRTFLQHTGQQHLPGDFVKAVKRFKIRGSSGKLNIALDALPEFPAAPKGAPFLRGDLHCAESLNELERAYDDWKEGRWSSDPYFDMLIPSQIDPTMAPPGKHMMTVFVQYAPYDLEVGGVRAGTNWNGQTRGAFADCVFDKLEQACPDIRSKTLHAEVRTPWDIEQEVGLTEGNIFQGELTFDQLLFNRPVPGYAQYDTPINGMYIVGSSAHPGGGVMAAPGANAAREILRNIGRGGAMTGYAA
- a CDS encoding porin — encoded protein: MVVNRLLSITAMAAAGLWALGQPASAELKYSNNSGGYVEIYGQFNPAIISVDDGQQTETNLLDNDLSRSRVGLRLMQPIGSNTFGFRFETGLGFPNSTEVSQFGSNYSGWTRADLRHVDFWLEGNWGKLSAGQGSMVADGAAETDLSYVGTALYSYTVDANAGFLIRDTAGALSGPALANAVDNLDGSRRGRIRYDTPDFNGFSAGAAWGKNVLSSADDADYYDIGLFYGQEIGSAAFNASLAYQVRDNAGAERSDVLGAASVLLGNGLSFTVAGGTRDDDAAGASDPSYYYAKIGYENEWLAWGKTGFGVHYYDGEDFNVTGSSTKGWGIGAVQKVERLNTDIYLTYQEYEYEDAAASYQDLTTVVLGARWRF
- a CDS encoding TetR family transcriptional regulator C-terminal domain-containing protein, producing the protein MKFGFLMVASQGSGRKPRKERKENADMRRRQILDATLKSIVVNGLAKTTLATVANEAGLSQGVAVFYFKSKTGILTEALRDQYQTYEAHWQAALQKAPEDPAARLRRIIEADFSAKICNPSALAIWFAFFGEQNFVPQYAEITGEFEEKRSQMLAEICHKLMPEDPGKADRAGGWIDSLTDGYWQKLHLFPHIYTREGALEQTLNFLQTLFPGHAGAFQAKGGN
- a CDS encoding porin, whose amino-acid sequence is MSTKFAVRAGAASLAAALAAPAFAGPAYTTDNGGSFRWYGQFNPAFQSFDDGQEDFNRLTDNAASNSRIGFWLEQAYGENTLRFNFETAFGFRSSDGVSQLTTGDNVSWDRTNIRHVDFQFDTARYGRFSAGQGSMATDGITGADFSGTGLGASNAVADSAGGYAFRTSAGALSGIDISDAFTDLDGSRLGRIRYDTPELAGFTLSTSYGTDVLKDANDRESYDVAVRWANDDAAAFAVDAGIGASWTEETGEPDQRDVSGSFAVLHKATGLSLNVAAGERDIAGTYAYAKLGYKTDLIAAGSTAFSVDYYDGSDMVTAGDSAESWGVAAVQNIDALNVEAYLAYRDYSYADTSATAYQDANVILAGARWKF
- the tig gene encoding trigger factor, with product MQVTETLNEGLKRGYAITVTAAELDEKVNEKLVEAQPEVEMKGFRKGKVPMALLKKQFGQRLMGEAMQEAVDGAMNKHFEDSGDRPALQPDVKMTNEDWKEGDDVNVEMSYEALPEIPEVDFSGVELEKLVVKAEEEAVTEALANLAETAQEFEAREDGAAAEDGDQVVIDFVGKIDGEAFDGGAGDDYPLTLGSNSFIPGFEEQLVGTKAGEEKDVTVSFPEEYGAEHLAGKEAVFSCTVKEVKAPKAAEIDDELAKKFGADDLDALKAQITERLEAEYAGAARAVMKRALLDKLDTLVSFDLPPSLVEAESKQIAHQLWHEENPEVEGHDHGEIEATDEHTKLAERRVRLGLLLAELGQKAEVEVTDAEMTQAIMQQARQYPGQERQFFEFIQQNAQMQQQLRAPIFEDKVVDHIVGQAKVTEKEISKDELQKAVEALDEE
- a CDS encoding phytoene desaturase family protein, with the translated sequence MTTPTYDAIVIGAGHNGLAAAATLARKGKSVCVIEKNATTGGMARNTTLANGIQAPEIAHLLYNLHPKVKKELGLGSARAPLEVRDLSAVSLSADGNHAVIRNGKAELADGRPHPEAAPFADLMRRLTLFAGLLGQLSTKSPPSLEGGLASLHTLTELAGLAKLGLDLKRMGKKDMREFLRVLLSNAYDLILDDLEDGPLAGALAADAVRGAHAGPRSPGTVFTLMYRLGQGGGAQLPMGGMGAVAAAFEAAARAAGAEIRTGTGVARVRVENDRAAGVVLEDGTGLSARTVLSNTGPLPAMNLAGAGHYDVEMVRRMRNQRCKGAAAKVNLVLSTAPAFTGLSRDLMAGRLLIAPGATYVERAFNPAKYGEIPGNPVIEAVIPSLTDPALARGGQHVLSAVVSSVPYALEGGWDEAAREELAAITLETLESYAPGISALVTDRQVLSPACIEARTGAPGGHWHHAEMGIDQILTVRPANGMAHYRFGPEGYYLCGAGAHPGGDVTGLAGRNSALQLLKDGVI